A genomic segment from Polyangium mundeleinium encodes:
- a CDS encoding ABC transporter permease, producing the protein MKTPLTAAAPPLLSLVLLLGAWEALVRVLVVPTYLLPPPSQIAAAFAADATTLGLATWTTAKSALLGFALSGVIGVFVAVALSASRLLERAFYPYAVFLQTVPIVAIAPLLVLWFGPGERAVSVSAFIVSVFPVVANALSGLRSVEPALRDLFRLYGAGKLRTLLLLSLPSSLPSIVTGLRIAGGLAVIGAIVGEFVAGFAEGTPGLGILIMSAPRQLRTDLLFAAVLCASALGLGLFGATNLGGWLLLRRWHPSEKS; encoded by the coding sequence ATGAAGACGCCCCTCACCGCCGCGGCCCCGCCCCTGCTCTCGCTCGTGCTTTTGCTCGGCGCCTGGGAGGCGCTCGTGCGCGTGCTCGTGGTGCCCACGTATCTGCTGCCTCCGCCGAGCCAGATCGCCGCGGCGTTCGCGGCAGACGCGACGACGCTGGGGCTCGCGACCTGGACCACAGCGAAAAGCGCGCTCCTCGGCTTCGCGCTCTCCGGGGTGATCGGCGTGTTCGTGGCCGTGGCGCTCTCGGCCTCGCGGCTGCTCGAGCGCGCGTTTTACCCCTACGCGGTCTTTCTGCAGACCGTGCCAATCGTGGCCATCGCGCCACTGCTCGTGCTCTGGTTCGGGCCAGGCGAGCGCGCCGTGAGCGTGTCGGCCTTCATCGTGAGCGTGTTCCCGGTCGTGGCGAACGCGCTCTCAGGGCTACGATCCGTGGAGCCCGCGCTGCGCGACCTCTTCCGCCTGTACGGCGCGGGCAAGCTGCGCACGCTCCTGCTCTTGAGCCTGCCGTCGTCCTTGCCGAGCATCGTGACGGGCCTGCGCATCGCCGGCGGGCTCGCCGTGATCGGGGCCATCGTCGGAGAATTCGTGGCAGGCTTCGCCGAGGGCACGCCCGGGCTCGGCATCCTCATCATGAGCGCGCCGCGGCAGCTCCGAACAGACCTGCTCTTCGCAGCCGTGCTCTGCGCCTCGGCGCTCGGGCTCGGCTTGTTCGGTGCGACGAACCTCGGCGGCTGGCTCTTGCTCCGGCGGTGGCATCCGTCGGAGAAGAGCTGA
- a CDS encoding NACHT domain-containing protein yields MSSPLLVLHLSDLHFGPHGRFGGQDGERLASRFAAAIDAAREEQGIRQGVGLVVVTGDIAEAARKNEYEAALGFFGHLDAELRVPRDRFVFVPGNHDVSWAETRKVQIEQDDEGFDEAELERRLDLVRLARFEAFVAAFHGRPRAELPNVTSIGHGAVVHHFALPDGGIAVAALNSCERESHARQGGSFGEAQAQRLLDHLRGLPPSWMSILAVHHNPITPVPEAVASWVEWLRGHPGPLKPETIEHFAADAAGFEGKERLRAVTEDARVSVVLHGHHHGADAHAFPFRRGEKGHTLVLSSGSWGLSPEKLPESQPAMVHLLELDPARRQARSILRIYAPRARAEGQVEPGTFAVDPASPRGATLDLYVPKGFGEETQAAAAFEGAEVVAFVEAYRRRFGARYVRWDLGGVGVTQPSGGGPPVEARLDEMFVPPRLGANTDPGRLDEGAPLDPFALVTRAAPLVIRGPAGCGKTTILRHCFRKLLAEGGKTCVPFLIELRELGRAWERATPSERTLEAYLAARLAEVRGQDERRTLAALFDAPTGPRPILLVDGWDELGDLGNEVREKLMGLLHTSPRVLAVVTSRPYGESRPSSAEGFDVLDVQPLADEEIATFAARFHRRVHGEDEAAARAASERFLWAVAASAEAQALARTALLLVMMLFVHRSRPLPDKRHELYRVCLDNLLSARPRAKEVEGARAPSAMFRPDDAAERMRAVAELAHGMQQNGYQEQGRSAIVRTEEELCDLLPRRYSSEQRRGFLAWLVSAAGVLVDRADGTFSFAHLSFQEYLVAHHWAAVLEGHPARLGVCRTYLRQLAFWETLRLWAAIVEDRNPEHLSALLADLMGGWEADGFWLAGVMFADGLGEEQFEAWCALLPERFHVHEQVRASAAARAWATSQQEGRRQRLAAAWPEIASRTRWLPGVIAARWWQEARLGREEAEPPAMSRLLSAAGEGQGVARGRALGGSSPVWPGDPPELSLLHLWPGPRGPAAARLQTLISLGGRREHLGRAARRVLVPEREERDLARQMARSLARSWAREAGHDDWVRTWALDLARDWAMDLSRSWAREWARDFALDLARYWARYLARYWTRDLARDWAFDLSRYWARDWAQDWVFDMAVVWADELALPEEPWTLDFVAVELAGIGRAGTRAVLAFSEPKDPLLRLFHEACRLSLRPRSASAPFLRALAEMPEGIDPLWPALARHVARLSTPEDERLLCDLAEHPESRGKPLSWGLRYYVRGDLVLDDGTEVRLDELCDEAGIARLPWLTPMPDELEVEFD; encoded by the coding sequence GTGTCCTCTCCGCTCCTCGTCCTCCACCTCTCGGACCTGCATTTCGGCCCGCATGGTCGCTTCGGGGGCCAGGACGGCGAGCGGCTCGCTTCGCGTTTCGCCGCGGCGATCGACGCCGCGCGGGAGGAGCAGGGCATTCGGCAGGGCGTGGGGCTCGTCGTGGTCACGGGCGACATCGCCGAGGCCGCGCGCAAGAACGAATACGAGGCCGCGCTCGGGTTTTTTGGGCACCTCGACGCCGAGCTCCGCGTGCCGCGGGATCGGTTCGTGTTCGTCCCCGGAAACCACGACGTCTCCTGGGCCGAGACACGCAAGGTACAGATCGAGCAGGACGACGAGGGCTTCGACGAGGCCGAGCTCGAGCGCCGCCTCGACCTCGTGCGCCTCGCGCGCTTCGAGGCGTTCGTCGCGGCGTTCCACGGCCGCCCGCGCGCCGAGCTGCCGAACGTGACCTCGATCGGCCACGGCGCCGTCGTGCACCATTTCGCCCTGCCGGACGGCGGGATCGCCGTCGCCGCGCTGAACTCGTGCGAGCGCGAGTCCCACGCGCGCCAGGGCGGCTCGTTCGGGGAGGCGCAAGCCCAGCGCTTGCTCGATCATCTGCGCGGGTTGCCGCCGTCGTGGATGTCGATCCTCGCCGTGCACCACAACCCGATCACGCCGGTGCCCGAGGCCGTGGCGAGCTGGGTGGAATGGCTGCGGGGCCACCCTGGGCCACTCAAGCCCGAGACGATCGAGCATTTCGCCGCCGACGCGGCCGGCTTCGAAGGCAAGGAGCGCCTGCGCGCCGTGACCGAGGACGCGCGCGTCTCGGTGGTGCTGCACGGGCATCACCACGGCGCCGATGCCCACGCGTTCCCCTTCCGGCGCGGGGAGAAGGGGCACACGCTGGTGCTCTCGTCCGGAAGCTGGGGGCTCTCGCCCGAGAAGCTGCCCGAGAGCCAGCCCGCCATGGTGCACCTCCTGGAGCTCGATCCAGCGCGGCGGCAAGCGCGGTCGATCCTGCGGATCTACGCGCCCCGCGCCCGCGCCGAGGGGCAGGTCGAGCCGGGGACGTTCGCCGTGGATCCGGCGAGCCCACGCGGCGCCACGCTCGATCTGTACGTGCCGAAAGGGTTTGGCGAGGAGACACAGGCCGCGGCTGCGTTCGAGGGGGCCGAGGTCGTGGCGTTCGTCGAGGCGTATCGACGGCGGTTCGGGGCGCGGTACGTGCGCTGGGACCTCGGCGGCGTGGGCGTGACGCAGCCGAGCGGGGGCGGGCCGCCCGTGGAGGCGCGGCTCGACGAGATGTTCGTGCCGCCGCGGCTCGGGGCGAATACGGATCCGGGGCGGCTCGACGAGGGGGCGCCGCTCGATCCGTTCGCGCTCGTCACGCGGGCAGCGCCGCTCGTGATTCGTGGGCCGGCCGGCTGCGGAAAGACCACGATCCTGCGCCATTGTTTTCGCAAGCTGCTCGCCGAGGGAGGCAAGACGTGTGTCCCGTTTCTGATCGAGCTGCGTGAGCTCGGGCGCGCCTGGGAGCGCGCCACGCCGAGCGAGCGGACGCTCGAAGCCTACCTCGCCGCGCGCCTCGCCGAGGTGCGGGGGCAAGACGAACGGAGGACGCTGGCGGCGCTTTTTGACGCGCCCACGGGGCCGCGGCCGATTTTGCTCGTCGACGGCTGGGACGAGCTCGGGGATCTCGGCAATGAGGTGCGCGAGAAATTGATGGGGCTGCTCCATACGTCGCCGCGGGTGCTCGCGGTCGTGACGAGCCGGCCTTATGGCGAGAGCCGGCCTTCGAGCGCCGAGGGGTTCGACGTGCTCGACGTGCAGCCGCTCGCGGACGAGGAAATCGCCACGTTCGCGGCGCGGTTCCACCGGCGCGTGCACGGCGAGGACGAGGCGGCCGCCCGCGCGGCGAGCGAGCGCTTTTTATGGGCCGTCGCGGCGAGCGCGGAGGCCCAGGCGCTCGCGCGGACGGCGCTCTTGCTCGTGATGATGCTCTTCGTGCACCGGTCGAGGCCGCTGCCGGACAAACGGCACGAGCTGTATCGCGTCTGCCTCGACAACCTGCTTTCGGCGCGACCGCGGGCGAAGGAGGTGGAGGGGGCGCGGGCGCCTTCGGCGATGTTTCGGCCCGACGACGCGGCCGAGCGGATGCGCGCGGTCGCCGAGCTCGCGCACGGGATGCAGCAGAACGGATACCAGGAGCAGGGCCGGAGCGCGATCGTGCGCACGGAGGAGGAGCTCTGCGACCTCTTGCCGCGGCGGTATTCGAGCGAGCAGCGCCGCGGGTTTCTCGCGTGGCTCGTGTCGGCGGCGGGCGTGCTCGTGGATCGGGCGGACGGGACGTTCTCCTTTGCGCACCTGAGCTTCCAGGAATACCTCGTGGCGCATCATTGGGCCGCGGTGCTGGAGGGGCACCCCGCGCGGCTCGGGGTTTGCCGGACGTATTTGCGGCAGCTCGCGTTCTGGGAGACGCTCCGGCTCTGGGCGGCCATCGTGGAGGACCGGAACCCGGAGCACCTTTCGGCCCTGCTCGCGGACCTGATGGGCGGGTGGGAGGCCGACGGGTTTTGGCTCGCGGGGGTCATGTTCGCCGACGGGCTCGGCGAGGAGCAATTCGAGGCGTGGTGCGCGCTCCTGCCCGAGCGGTTCCACGTGCACGAGCAGGTGCGCGCGTCCGCGGCGGCGCGGGCCTGGGCGACGAGCCAGCAGGAGGGGCGGCGGCAGCGGCTCGCAGCAGCGTGGCCCGAGATCGCGTCGCGGACGCGCTGGCTTCCCGGGGTGATCGCGGCGCGGTGGTGGCAGGAGGCGCGGCTCGGGCGGGAGGAGGCGGAGCCGCCGGCGATGTCGCGGCTCCTCTCGGCGGCGGGGGAGGGGCAAGGCGTGGCGCGCGGCCGGGCGCTCGGCGGATCGAGCCCGGTTTGGCCGGGTGATCCCCCGGAGCTCTCGTTGCTGCATTTGTGGCCCGGTCCGCGCGGGCCCGCGGCGGCGCGGCTGCAAACGTTGATTTCGCTCGGAGGGCGGCGCGAGCACCTCGGGCGCGCGGCGCGGCGGGTGCTCGTGCCGGAGCGGGAGGAGCGGGATCTGGCGCGGCAGATGGCGCGATCGCTCGCGCGGTCGTGGGCGCGGGAGGCGGGGCACGACGACTGGGTGCGGACGTGGGCGCTCGATCTGGCGCGGGATTGGGCGATGGATCTGTCGCGCTCGTGGGCGCGGGAATGGGCGCGGGATTTCGCGCTGGATCTGGCGCGATACTGGGCGCGGTATCTGGCGCGATACTGGACGCGGGATCTGGCGCGGGACTGGGCGTTTGATCTGTCGCGTTACTGGGCCCGGGACTGGGCGCAGGACTGGGTGTTCGACATGGCCGTGGTATGGGCGGACGAGCTCGCCTTGCCGGAAGAGCCGTGGACGCTCGATTTCGTGGCCGTGGAGCTCGCGGGCATCGGCCGGGCCGGGACGCGCGCGGTGCTCGCCTTTTCGGAGCCGAAGGATCCGCTCTTGCGGCTCTTCCACGAGGCTTGCCGTCTTTCGTTGCGCCCGCGCTCTGCGTCGGCCCCGTTTCTCCGCGCGCTCGCCGAGATGCCCGAAGGAATCGATCCGCTCTGGCCTGCGCTCGCGCGGCACGTGGCGCGTCTCTCCACGCCCGAGGACGAGAGGCTTTTGTGTGACCTCGCCGAGCACCCGGAGAGCCGGGGAAAGCCGCTCTCCTGGGGCCTCAGGTATTACGTGCGGGGGGACCTCGTGCTCGACGACGGGACGGAGGTGCGGCTCGACGAGCTCTGCGACGAGGCGGGGATCGCGCGTCTGCCGTGGCTCACGCCCATGCCGGACGAGCTCGAGGTCGAGTTCGATTGA
- the prs gene encoding ribose-phosphate diphosphokinase gives MARKLLFTISSYAYLEPRFLAAGELDRGEIVHKTFPDGERYLRVAEDPWGRDVVLLGGTPTDLDWLELYDLGCAISTGGARSLSIVMPYFGYATMERAVQPGEVVTAKTRARLVSAIPPCEGGTRVYLFDLHTDGIPYYFGDSHVTHHLYGASLVTKLIQRTMDGRSYLLGATDAGRAKWVQSLARDLDVEPAFVYKRRDPDTGKLAVTGVNADVRGREVVIYDDMIRTGSSLIQAAAAYLAAGATRCHAVASHLVLPPGALEKLRASGMFEHILGTDSHPGSQQLAGSAIESVAPLFVHAIERTYRI, from the coding sequence ATGGCCCGGAAGCTCCTCTTCACGATCTCCTCGTATGCCTACCTCGAGCCCCGTTTCCTCGCGGCCGGCGAGCTCGACCGCGGCGAGATCGTGCACAAGACCTTCCCCGACGGCGAGCGTTACCTTCGCGTCGCCGAGGACCCGTGGGGCCGCGACGTCGTCTTGCTCGGCGGCACCCCGACCGACCTCGACTGGCTCGAGCTCTACGACCTCGGCTGCGCCATCAGCACCGGCGGCGCCCGCTCCCTCTCCATCGTCATGCCGTATTTCGGCTACGCGACCATGGAGCGCGCCGTCCAGCCCGGCGAGGTCGTCACCGCGAAGACCCGCGCCCGCCTCGTCTCGGCCATCCCGCCCTGCGAGGGCGGCACGCGCGTCTACCTCTTCGACCTCCACACCGACGGCATCCCCTACTACTTCGGCGACAGCCACGTCACCCACCACCTCTACGGCGCGTCGCTCGTCACGAAGCTCATCCAGCGCACCATGGACGGCCGCTCGTACCTGCTCGGCGCCACCGACGCCGGCCGCGCCAAGTGGGTCCAGAGCCTCGCGCGTGACCTCGATGTCGAGCCCGCGTTCGTCTACAAGCGCCGCGATCCCGATACCGGCAAGCTCGCCGTCACGGGCGTCAACGCCGACGTCCGCGGCCGCGAGGTCGTCATCTACGACGACATGATCCGCACGGGATCCTCGCTCATCCAGGCCGCCGCGGCCTACCTCGCGGCCGGCGCGACGCGCTGCCACGCCGTCGCGAGCCACCTCGTCCTGCCCCCCGGCGCCCTCGAAAAACTCCGGGCGAGCGGCATGTTCGAGCACATCCTCGGCACCGACTCGCACCCCGGCAGCCAGCAGCTCGCAGGCAGCGCCATCGAGTCTGTCGCGCCGCTCTTCGTACACGCGATCGAACGGACGTACCGCATCTGA
- a CDS encoding tetratricopeptide repeat protein yields MEGTSARERGSAALGAGWLLVVGLFASSGAAQPAQESEEQKKNIARGYVISGDEAFEQGDMARALDRYERAERLIPAPTVRLRIARVLAKQGKLVEARVKYKAAATADVASDAPDVFFKAVVEAQKELAALEPRIPSVQIDAPSGAGGATIDKTILEDSALGAPIPVNPGPHTIELPCCGIQTTSPKEGERVRLTFTVRPTEAPASSAAGPSVRLIAGLSTLGVGVVSLGVGFVGVGMVQAANSDPTFEKARSLYGVQDNVCDLAAGSEPLVPGVNREGVLDACNRGDTGRLLQLVFFPVAGLVTGVGIYLLATSGRGDKKPASSRVEVLPTVGKGYGGLLVQGSF; encoded by the coding sequence ATGGAAGGCACGTCGGCTCGCGAACGTGGCAGCGCCGCGCTGGGCGCCGGATGGCTCCTCGTGGTGGGGCTCTTCGCCTCCTCGGGGGCGGCCCAGCCTGCCCAGGAGAGCGAGGAGCAGAAGAAGAACATCGCTCGCGGCTACGTGATCTCGGGCGACGAGGCCTTCGAGCAGGGGGACATGGCGCGCGCGCTCGATCGGTACGAGCGGGCCGAGCGGCTGATACCGGCGCCCACGGTGCGCCTGCGCATCGCGCGTGTGCTGGCCAAGCAGGGCAAGCTCGTCGAGGCGCGCGTGAAGTACAAGGCGGCTGCGACGGCGGATGTCGCATCGGACGCGCCGGACGTATTCTTCAAGGCGGTGGTCGAGGCGCAGAAGGAGCTCGCGGCGCTCGAGCCGAGGATCCCGTCGGTGCAGATCGACGCACCTTCCGGCGCGGGCGGGGCCACGATCGACAAGACGATCCTCGAGGACAGCGCGCTCGGCGCGCCGATCCCGGTGAACCCGGGGCCCCACACGATTGAGCTCCCTTGCTGCGGGATCCAGACGACATCGCCGAAGGAGGGCGAGCGCGTGCGGCTCACGTTCACGGTGCGGCCGACCGAGGCGCCCGCGTCGTCGGCCGCCGGCCCCAGTGTCCGGCTGATTGCGGGCCTGTCGACGCTGGGGGTGGGCGTCGTGTCGCTGGGGGTGGGATTCGTGGGGGTGGGGATGGTCCAGGCGGCGAATTCGGACCCGACCTTCGAGAAGGCTCGGTCTCTGTATGGCGTGCAAGACAACGTCTGCGATCTCGCCGCGGGCAGCGAGCCGCTGGTGCCGGGCGTGAACAGGGAGGGGGTTCTCGACGCCTGCAATCGAGGTGATACGGGCAGGCTCCTGCAGCTCGTGTTTTTCCCGGTCGCCGGGCTTGTGACCGGCGTCGGCATCTACCTCCTCGCGACGAGCGGCCGGGGCGACAAGAAGCCCGCGTCGAGTCGGGTCGAGGTGCTTCCGACCGTGGGGAAGGGGTACGGCGGGCTTCTCGTGCAAGGTTCTTTTTGA
- a CDS encoding antibiotic biosynthesis monooxygenase family protein, whose translation MYVVVNTIRAPEHELSRIKRAFRDTAHDLDQFEGFLGIELWQDEGALLAVSRWSTREAFLAYPRSEVFRKHHKGLRGEEAMTKAQIKMYEAESIA comes from the coding sequence ATGTACGTCGTGGTCAACACCATCCGGGCCCCCGAGCACGAGCTTTCCCGAATCAAACGGGCCTTCCGCGACACGGCGCACGACCTCGACCAGTTCGAAGGATTCCTAGGCATCGAGCTCTGGCAAGACGAAGGCGCGTTGCTCGCCGTCTCCCGCTGGTCCACACGCGAAGCCTTCCTCGCCTACCCACGCTCCGAGGTGTTCCGCAAACACCACAAAGGCCTCCGCGGCGAAGAAGCCATGACAAAGGCCCAGATCAAGATGTACGAGGCCGAGTCGATCGCCTGA
- a CDS encoding RNA polymerase sigma factor has protein sequence MQAQHRPTARPTTSTDVVISAEDFAHYITQMRSVARRLGANRAHVADLVNDAFLVACSKPKSKRPDPADREGMSKWLCSIVKNITLRHLRKQRNAPDIVFDQEALENAPDPSGTAFVLEEHARLAIVFGELDDARRHLILEHVIHDQGIRDIAVEQAMAPSTVFSRISKALRSMRKRLVRMDEMRPGRRPPFALVPFLLIALFARDARARLGAAWQRLARMALRAPTRALLGTGAAALVLASTPSPNPHAMPGAPPARACASAARPLPPDHDGEAVAIPRVSALLRETPPLPRRAPDVHLNRGMPAPRKGRSALALYAENATKSVTPTAPGAALSRPEPRVRP, from the coding sequence ATGCAGGCCCAGCACCGCCCCACCGCCCGCCCGACGACCTCGACCGACGTGGTCATCTCGGCGGAGGATTTCGCTCACTACATCACGCAGATGCGGAGCGTGGCGCGTCGATTGGGCGCGAATCGTGCTCATGTCGCCGACCTGGTCAATGATGCATTTCTGGTCGCCTGTAGCAAGCCGAAATCAAAACGCCCGGATCCAGCGGATCGCGAGGGGATGAGCAAGTGGTTATGTTCCATCGTGAAAAACATCACGCTCCGCCATCTGAGGAAACAGAGGAACGCGCCTGATATCGTCTTCGATCAGGAGGCCCTGGAGAACGCGCCCGACCCGTCGGGTACGGCCTTCGTCCTGGAGGAGCATGCGAGGCTCGCGATTGTGTTCGGAGAGCTCGACGACGCGCGACGTCACCTGATCCTCGAGCACGTGATCCACGACCAAGGCATTCGCGACATCGCGGTCGAGCAGGCGATGGCCCCGAGCACGGTCTTTTCACGAATCTCCAAGGCGCTGCGGTCGATGCGCAAACGGCTCGTGCGGATGGACGAGATGCGGCCCGGCCGCCGGCCGCCCTTCGCCCTCGTGCCCTTCTTGCTCATCGCCCTGTTTGCCCGCGACGCTCGCGCGCGGCTCGGGGCCGCGTGGCAAAGGCTCGCGCGAATGGCTCTCCGCGCGCCTACGCGGGCGCTCCTGGGCACGGGCGCGGCGGCTCTCGTGCTCGCGTCCACGCCCTCTCCGAATCCCCATGCAATGCCCGGCGCGCCCCCCGCGCGCGCCTGTGCCTCCGCAGCCCGACCCCTTCCGCCGGACCACGACGGCGAGGCCGTCGCAATCCCGCGCGTCTCGGCGCTCCTGCGGGAGACACCTCCCCTGCCGCGAAGGGCGCCCGACGTCCATCTGAACCGCGGAATGCCGGCGCCGCGCAAGGGGCGCTCGGCGCTGGCTCTTTATGCGGAGAATGCCACGAAATCAGTGACGCCCACGGCTCCGGGAGCGGCGCTGTCGCGACCGGAGCCGCGCGTTCGCCCATAA
- a CDS encoding ArnT family glycosyltransferase, with amino-acid sequence MTLAADDPSSAPERSTPPPAPVIPGYLDLLAERALVATCLAALVFLFGQILLFGHGRDQGIYTVVARTVLEGGMPYRDAWDFKPPGIFLVYALARLLFGSAQGGIRILEVFGLALMTFGMTRLTLRFWGSRTLGLLAATISVLVHAQLDFWHTSQPESFGGMITIAALLCAPRKGPSGLPSAAATKARDWVVAGFLFGFAGLLKPPLVGGAAFVALLPAWWDTDPARPTIERLRAAARGLVRPSLLLAAGGAIPIALCAAWFGARGALGDLHRVLFVFTPYYTALGWHGAAPTAMFYWAFTEWFQQYGSVPTIGLLLALGFGLGARERPLALLALGIAFIHLVGVAMQGKFFPYHYGATWPLTGLVAALGYHALRKRARTRGALGFAGFFLVLLLVPFGRTATKDVPGSFLVRTQKRLALVADGLRNQRGLDELASVADVNTVTNRAVADLLRSVVPANRPIFVWGFEPSIYDMADRAAATRYIYNVPQRVAWAKEEHRKVLLADLEKAPPAAIVVEHYDVFPHVTGDAFDSADSMRDFPEMQRLLDEKYVHHTSIGQMDVYLEATQGTP; translated from the coding sequence GTGACTCTCGCCGCCGACGACCCGTCCTCCGCTCCCGAGCGGTCCACGCCGCCCCCGGCGCCCGTGATCCCGGGCTACCTCGACCTCCTCGCCGAACGCGCGCTCGTCGCCACGTGCCTCGCCGCGCTCGTCTTCCTGTTCGGCCAGATCCTCCTGTTCGGCCACGGCCGCGACCAGGGCATCTACACGGTCGTCGCGCGCACCGTGCTCGAAGGCGGGATGCCCTATCGCGACGCCTGGGATTTCAAGCCCCCCGGGATCTTCCTGGTCTACGCCCTCGCCCGGCTCCTCTTCGGGTCCGCGCAGGGGGGCATCCGCATCCTCGAGGTCTTTGGCCTCGCGCTCATGACGTTCGGCATGACGCGCCTGACGCTGCGCTTCTGGGGCAGCCGCACGCTCGGGCTCCTCGCCGCCACGATCAGCGTCCTCGTCCACGCGCAGCTCGATTTCTGGCACACGTCCCAGCCCGAGTCGTTCGGCGGCATGATCACGATCGCCGCCCTGCTCTGCGCCCCGCGCAAAGGGCCGTCCGGCCTGCCTTCCGCCGCGGCGACGAAGGCGCGGGATTGGGTCGTCGCGGGGTTCCTCTTCGGGTTCGCCGGCCTCCTCAAGCCGCCGCTCGTGGGCGGCGCCGCGTTCGTCGCGCTCCTGCCCGCGTGGTGGGACACGGACCCCGCGCGCCCGACGATCGAGCGCCTGCGCGCCGCCGCCCGCGGCCTCGTTCGCCCCTCGCTCCTCCTCGCGGCGGGCGGGGCGATTCCCATTGCCCTGTGCGCGGCCTGGTTCGGCGCGCGGGGCGCGCTCGGGGACCTGCACCGCGTCCTGTTCGTCTTCACGCCCTATTACACGGCGCTCGGCTGGCACGGCGCGGCCCCGACGGCGATGTTTTATTGGGCCTTCACCGAGTGGTTCCAGCAATACGGGAGTGTCCCCACGATCGGCCTGCTCCTCGCGCTCGGCTTCGGCCTGGGCGCGCGCGAGCGGCCGCTCGCCTTGCTCGCGCTCGGCATTGCCTTCATCCACCTCGTCGGCGTGGCCATGCAGGGGAAGTTTTTCCCCTACCATTACGGCGCGACCTGGCCGCTCACGGGGCTCGTCGCCGCGCTCGGGTATCACGCTCTCCGAAAGCGGGCGCGGACGCGCGGGGCGCTCGGCTTCGCCGGTTTTTTCCTGGTGCTCCTGCTCGTGCCCTTCGGCCGGACGGCCACGAAGGACGTCCCGGGCTCGTTCCTCGTGCGCACGCAGAAACGCCTGGCCCTCGTGGCCGATGGGCTGCGCAATCAGCGGGGCCTCGACGAGCTCGCCAGCGTGGCCGACGTGAATACCGTGACGAACCGCGCCGTGGCCGATCTGCTCCGGAGCGTGGTCCCGGCGAACCGCCCCATTTTCGTGTGGGGCTTCGAGCCGTCGATCTACGACATGGCCGACCGCGCCGCGGCGACACGGTACATCTACAACGTCCCGCAGCGCGTCGCCTGGGCCAAGGAAGAGCATCGCAAGGTTCTGCTCGCGGATCTCGAAAAGGCGCCCCCCGCGGCGATCGTCGTCGAGCATTACGACGTCTTCCCGCACGTGACGGGCGACGCCTTCGACTCGGCGGACTCCATGCGCGATTTCCCGGAGATGCAGCGGCTGCTCGACGAGAAATACGTGCACCACACGTCGATCGGCCAGATGGACGTGTACCTGGAGGCGACCCAAGGGACGCCATGA
- a CDS encoding ABC transporter ATP-binding protein, translating to MTSLVLEPGLAAGAPRPGGVRVLVERARRVFSGSGVVLDGLDLDVAAGTFVALLGPSGCGKSTLLRLVAGLDQADGGSVQLLAPNGAERPRIAYVFQDAHLLPWRNVLDNAALPLELAGVARDERRAQALAALQQVGLGDAAARHPAELSGGMKMRVSLARALVTRPSILLLDEPFAALDELTRQRLDDQLRALWLDLGMTVLFVTHSNAEAAYLAERCIVFSRRPARILLDTPIDLPRERAASLRSDPRFARVLGPLQEALLAGEAP from the coding sequence ATGACCTCCCTGGTCCTCGAACCCGGCCTCGCAGCGGGCGCGCCTCGCCCGGGCGGGGTGCGTGTCCTCGTCGAGCGGGCGCGGCGCGTCTTTTCTGGCAGCGGCGTCGTGCTCGACGGCCTCGACCTCGACGTCGCCGCCGGCACCTTCGTCGCCCTGCTCGGCCCCTCCGGCTGCGGCAAGTCCACGCTGCTCCGACTCGTCGCCGGGCTCGACCAGGCCGACGGAGGCTCCGTCCAGCTCCTCGCCCCGAACGGCGCCGAGCGGCCCCGCATCGCCTACGTGTTTCAGGACGCGCACCTCCTGCCCTGGCGCAACGTCCTCGACAATGCAGCCTTGCCGCTCGAACTCGCGGGCGTCGCCCGGGACGAGCGGCGCGCGCAGGCCCTCGCAGCGCTCCAGCAGGTGGGGCTCGGCGACGCGGCGGCGCGGCATCCGGCGGAGCTCTCGGGCGGCATGAAGATGCGCGTCTCGCTGGCCCGCGCCCTCGTCACGCGCCCGAGCATCCTCCTGCTCGACGAGCCCTTCGCCGCCCTCGACGAGCTCACGCGCCAGCGGCTCGACGATCAACTCCGCGCGCTCTGGCTCGACCTCGGCATGACCGTCCTCTTCGTCACGCACTCGAACGCAGAGGCCGCCTACCTCGCCGAGCGGTGCATCGTGTTCTCCCGGCGCCCGGCGCGGATCCTGCTCGATACGCCGATCGATCTGCCGCGCGAGCGCGCCGCCTCCCTGCGCAGCGATCCACGCTTCGCGCGCGTGCTCGGGCCGCTGCAGGAGGCGCTCCTCGCGGGCGAGGCGCCATGA